The Argonema galeatum A003/A1 genomic interval AAGCCAAAAAATTGAAATCAAGAGAGAAGAATAATGACAACAGTAAAATTTAGCGTTCCCTTTGAATCATTGATTGAAGCAATTACATCTTTAGATTTGGAAAAAAAGCGTCAGATTTTGGAAATCTTAGAGGATTTGTTGTTTGAAGCGGAAGAAGAATCTATCGAGCAAGAACCACAAGTTATCGCGGAGATTGAAGCAGCTAGGAAGGCATACCAGATGGGAGATTATCAAACTATTCAGGGATATATTGCTAGTCAGTCTGGCAAAAATTTATGAGTTATGCTGTTCTTATCCCCAAACCTGTTCAAAAGCAACTGGATGATTTACCAGAGGATGTGCGTAGTCGAATTATAGAGAAAATCCTGTCACTTGCGGAACAGCCTCGTCCACTAGGAGTGAAAAAACTGAAAGGGTTTGAAAAAGAATACCGCGTAAGAGTTGGTGAATACCGAATCCGTTATGAAATTGATGACGAAACATCAATTGTCGTAGTTCTCCACTGCAAGCATCGCAGGGACATTTATCGGAAATAATATCCATAACACGATCAAGGAAAACACAAAGATCGACTATTTTCATCTATTAATTACAATTCGCGTCAATATTTATTTGACACAAATGTAATCATCAGCGCCTTATTGTTTGAAAAATGAACTATCTCAAAAAAATATATCAGACTTCAAAGGAAGGAGAGGACTCATGCGTAAGGTTGATTTAAAAGAAGCAGAAAGTCTGCTGGCGGAACTCATCGAAGAAGCCGCAGAAGGTGAAGATGTTATCATTACTCGAAGTGATGGAGTTTCTTTTAAGATTGTAGTCATCCCGAAAGAAGAACCACGCCCAAAATTTGGGAGTGCGAAAGGTTTAGTTGAGATGTCGGATGATTTTGACGAGCCCTTGGAAGATTTCGAGGCTTATGCACCATGAATCTACTGCTCGACACCCATACTTTCCTTTGGTTTATTGGAGGCAGTTTGAACCTCAGTGACACAGCACGAAACCTCATTGAAACTAAAAGTAACCAACGATTTATGAGTATTGCAAGTCTTTGGGAAATGTCTATCAAAGTCAGCATAGGAAAACTAAAGTTAGCTATGCCTTTTACAGAGTTGGTGAGAAGAGAAGTTAATGACAACGCCATAGAAATAATTGGGATATTACCAGAACATTTAGATGCGTTAGCCAAATTAACATTTCATCACAAAGACCCCTTTGATAGACTCATTATCGCGCAAAGTTTAGTGGAGAGTATGCCTATAGTTACCAGAGATACAGCATTTTTCAATTATCCTATAAAGGTACTTTGGTAGTTCAATTAAGTTGTTTTATGTAGTTACCTTAACAGTTGGCAGCAAGCTACGCGATCGCAACGGTCGTACTTACGAATCGATCGGTTTGCGTCCAAATCAGATAATGGTATTGCACTTTGAGCCAGTGTATCCCAATTCAAAAGCTGAAATGCTGACAAACATAGTGTAAACAAATTGAAATCAAGAGAGCCGCCTAATGACAGCAGTTAAATTTAACGTTCCCTTTGAATCATTGATTGAAGCAATTACATCTTTAGATTTAGAAAAAAAGCGTCAGCTTTTGGAAATCTTAGAGGATTTGTTGTTTGAAGCGGAAGAAGAATCTATCGAGCAAGAACCACAAGTTATCGCGGAGATTGAAGCAGCTAGGAAGGCATACCAGATGGGAGACTATCAAACTATTCAGGAATATATTGCTAGTCAGGCTGGGAAAATTTTATGAGTTATGCTGTTCTCATTGCCAAACCTGTTCAAAAGCAATTGGATGATTTACCAGAGGATGTCTGTAGTCGAATTATAGAGAAAATCCTATCACTTGCGGAAGAGCCGCGACCTCTAGGAGTGAAAAAGTTGAAAGGGTTTGAAAACGAATACCGAGTAAGAGTTGGTGAATACCGAATCCGTTATGAAATTAATGACGAAACATCAACTGTCGTAGTTCTCCATTGCAAGCATCGCAAGGACATTTATCGGAAATAGTTGGCGATGTTTCCTAGATTTCTCAAACACCAATAATTGTGTAAAAGTTATTTCAATGGAGAAAGACAAAGACCCAGAATGGCATTTGAACGATCGGCGTACAAGGACGTGGATGATCCAATGCGTCATTTGCCAGACAATAGGCTACCATGCAGACGCTCCTGAAAAATTCTTCGGTCGTTACCATTTGGTTAAACATTTTAAACCAATGACCGTTGATTCCAGTGGTGTTTGTGATGATTGTAGGAAACATCAAGGATGAAGCCGATCGCAGAGGAGACAGGGATATCGCATAAACTGGCCCCTACTATACAATACCGATCGCACCGCCCATGATATAACACACCCTACAAAATCTAAAATCTAAAAATCTAGCATCGGTTGAGACACGACTATGGGAAAACCAACTGGCTTTATCGAATTTCTGCGGGAAGCGCCATCGGAACTAGCGCCGCTCGATCGCATTCGCAATTGGGACGAATTCCACGTACAGATGGAGGAGGACAAGCTCCGCACTCAAGGCGCACGGTGTATGGACTGCGGCATTCCGTTTTGCCACACGGGTACGCTAATTAGTGGCATGGCGAGCGGTTGCCCGGTCAACAACCTCATCCCCGAATGGAACGACCTCGTATATCGCGGTCTGTGGCGCGAGGCGCTCGATCGCCTGCACAAAACCAACAATTTCCCCGAATTCACTGGTCGCGTCTGCCCTGCCCCCTGCGAAGGCTCGTGCGTACTCGGCATCAACAACCCGCCAGTTACGATTAAAAATATCGAATATTCGATTATCGAAAAAGGCTGGTCAGAAGGCTGGATCAACCCAGAACCGCCAACTAAGCGTACCGGGAAAAAAGTCGCCATCATCGGCTCTGGCCCAGCAGGTATTTCTGCTGCCGCCCAGATCAACAAGGCCGGACATTGGGTGACTGTATTTGAACGGGCCGATCGCCCCGGTGGTCTGCTCATGTATGGTATCCCAAACATGAAGCTTGACAAGGAAGAGGTCGTCCTGCGCCGCCTGAACGTCCTCGAAGAAGAAGGCGTGAAGTTCGTCTGCAACACAGAAGTTGGCAAAGACCTCCCCGTTGAAAATCTGCTCAAAGAATTCGACGCCGCAGTCCTCTGTACTGGCGCTACCAAACCCCGCGACCTGACTATCGAAGGACGCGAATTAAAAGGCATTTACTTCGCGATGGACTTCCTCACTGCGAATACCCAGGCGATTCTGGACAAGACTCAGAACGGCAACTTCATCTCTGCCGAAGGTAAGGATGTCGTTATCATCGGCGGGGGCGATACGGGTACTGACTGCGTTGGCACTTCCTTGCGCCACGGCTGCAACAGCCTCGTGCAACTGGAAATTTTGCCCAAACCGCCTTCGGAACGGGCTGCTAACAATCCTTGGCCTGAATGGCCGAAGGTTTACAAGATGGATTACGGCCAGGAGGAAGCGGCGGCGAAGTTCGGGGAAGAT includes:
- a CDS encoding type II toxin-antitoxin system RelE family toxin gives rise to the protein MSYAVLIPKPVQKQLDDLPEDVRSRIIEKILSLAEQPRPLGVKKLKGFEKEYRVRVGEYRIRYEIDDETSIVVVLHCKHRRDIYRK
- the gltD gene encoding glutamate synthase small subunit, which gives rise to MGKPTGFIEFLREAPSELAPLDRIRNWDEFHVQMEEDKLRTQGARCMDCGIPFCHTGTLISGMASGCPVNNLIPEWNDLVYRGLWREALDRLHKTNNFPEFTGRVCPAPCEGSCVLGINNPPVTIKNIEYSIIEKGWSEGWINPEPPTKRTGKKVAIIGSGPAGISAAAQINKAGHWVTVFERADRPGGLLMYGIPNMKLDKEEVVLRRLNVLEEEGVKFVCNTEVGKDLPVENLLKEFDAAVLCTGATKPRDLTIEGRELKGIYFAMDFLTANTQAILDKTQNGNFISAEGKDVVIIGGGDTGTDCVGTSLRHGCNSLVQLEILPKPPSERAANNPWPEWPKVYKMDYGQEEAAAKFGEDPRGYLTTATKFEGDENGNVKAVHTVQVDWEKNDKGQFIPKHIPGTEKVLPAQLVLLAMGFLGPEQPLLDALGVDRDARNNVKADYGKYATSIPGVFAAGDCRRGQSLVVWAFNEGRGAARECDLYLMGSTDLP
- a CDS encoding type II toxin-antitoxin system RelE family toxin, which codes for MSYAVLIAKPVQKQLDDLPEDVCSRIIEKILSLAEEPRPLGVKKLKGFENEYRVRVGEYRIRYEINDETSTVVVLHCKHRKDIYRK
- a CDS encoding type II toxin-antitoxin system Phd/YefM family antitoxin; protein product: MKNELSQKNISDFKGRRGLMRKVDLKEAESLLAELIEEAAEGEDVIITRSDGVSFKIVVIPKEEPRPKFGSAKGLVEMSDDFDEPLEDFEAYAP
- a CDS encoding type II toxin-antitoxin system VapC family toxin: MNLLLDTHTFLWFIGGSLNLSDTARNLIETKSNQRFMSIASLWEMSIKVSIGKLKLAMPFTELVRREVNDNAIEIIGILPEHLDALAKLTFHHKDPFDRLIIAQSLVESMPIVTRDTAFFNYPIKVLW